A single Klebsiella variicola DNA region contains:
- the uvrA gene encoding excinuclease ABC subunit UvrA, with protein sequence MDKIEVRGARTHNLKNINLVIPRDKLIVVTGLSGSGKSSLAFDTLYAEGQRRYVESLSAYARQFLSLMEKPDVDHIEGLSPAISIEQKSTSHNPRSTVGTITEIHDYLRLLYARVGEPRCPDHDVPLAAQTVSQMVDNVLAQPEGLRLMLLAPIIKERKGEHTKTLENLASQGYIRARIDGEVCDLSDPPKLELQKKHTIEVVIDRFKVRDDLAQRLAESFETALELSGGTAIVANMDDEKAEELLFSANFACPICGYSMRELEPRLFSFNNPAGACPTCDGLGVQQYFDPDRVVQNPELSLAGGAIRGWDRRNFYYFQMLKSLAEHYKFDVEAPWGTLSASVQKVVLYGSGKENIEFKYMNDRGDTSVRRHPFEGVLHNMERRYKETESSAVREELAKFISNRPCASCDGTRLRREARHVFVENTPLPTISDMSIGHAMDFFNNLKLSGQRAQIAEKVLKEIGDRLKFLVNVGLNYLTLSRSAETLSGGEAQRIRLASQIGAGLVGVMYVLDEPSIGLHQRDNERLLGTLIHLRNLGNTVIVVEHDEDAIRAADHVIDIGPGAGVHGGQVVAEGPLDAIMAVPESLTGQFMSGKRKIEVPKQRVPANPEKVLKLTGARGNNLKDVTLTLPVGLFTCITGVSGSGKSTLINDTLFPIAQRQLNGATIAEPAPYRDIQGLEHFDKVIDIDQSPIGRTPRSNPATYTGVFTPVRELFAGVPESRSRGYTPGRFSFNVRGGRCEACQGDGVIKVEMHFLPDIYVPCDQCKGKRYNRETLEIKYKGKTIHEVLDMTIEEAREFFDAVPALARKLQTLMDVGLTYIRLGQSATTLSGGEAQRVKLARELSKRGTGQTLYILDEPTTGLHFADIQQLLEVLHQLRDQGNTIVVIEHNLDVIKTADWIVDLGPEGGSGGGEILVSGTPETVAECEASHTARFLKPMLK encoded by the coding sequence ATGGATAAGATCGAAGTTCGGGGCGCCCGCACCCATAATCTCAAAAACATCAACCTCGTTATCCCGCGCGACAAACTCATTGTCGTCACCGGGCTTTCCGGGTCTGGCAAATCTTCACTCGCTTTCGACACCCTGTATGCCGAAGGCCAGCGTCGCTACGTCGAATCGCTCTCCGCCTATGCGCGACAGTTCCTGTCGCTGATGGAGAAGCCGGACGTCGACCATATCGAAGGGCTGTCGCCGGCGATTTCCATCGAACAGAAATCAACCTCTCACAACCCCCGTTCGACGGTGGGTACCATTACCGAAATTCACGACTACCTGCGTCTGCTGTACGCCCGCGTCGGTGAACCGCGCTGTCCGGATCACGACGTGCCGCTGGCGGCGCAAACCGTCAGCCAGATGGTCGATAACGTCCTCGCGCAGCCGGAAGGCCTGCGCCTGATGCTGCTGGCGCCCATTATTAAAGAGCGTAAAGGCGAGCACACCAAAACCCTGGAAAACCTCGCCAGCCAGGGCTACATCCGCGCGCGGATCGACGGCGAAGTCTGCGATCTTTCGGATCCGCCGAAGCTGGAGCTGCAGAAGAAGCACACCATCGAGGTGGTCATCGACCGCTTTAAGGTGCGCGACGATCTGGCGCAGCGCCTGGCCGAGTCGTTCGAAACCGCGCTGGAGCTCTCCGGCGGTACCGCCATTGTGGCCAATATGGATGATGAAAAAGCGGAAGAACTGCTGTTTTCCGCTAACTTCGCCTGCCCGATCTGCGGCTATAGCATGCGCGAGCTGGAGCCGCGCCTGTTCTCCTTCAACAACCCGGCGGGCGCCTGCCCGACCTGCGACGGCCTCGGCGTTCAGCAATATTTCGATCCCGACCGCGTGGTGCAGAATCCGGAGCTGTCGCTGGCGGGCGGCGCCATCCGCGGCTGGGATCGCCGCAACTTCTACTACTTCCAGATGCTGAAGTCGCTGGCGGAGCACTATAAATTCGACGTCGAAGCGCCGTGGGGCACCCTCAGCGCCAGCGTGCAGAAAGTGGTCCTGTACGGTTCCGGTAAAGAGAATATTGAATTCAAATACATGAACGATCGCGGCGACACCTCGGTACGTCGTCACCCGTTCGAAGGCGTGCTGCACAATATGGAGCGCCGTTACAAAGAGACGGAATCCAGCGCCGTGCGCGAAGAGCTGGCGAAATTCATCAGCAACCGCCCATGCGCCAGCTGTGACGGCACGCGGCTGCGTCGTGAAGCGCGCCACGTGTTTGTAGAGAACACCCCGCTGCCGACCATTTCCGATATGAGCATCGGCCACGCGATGGACTTCTTCAACAACCTGAAGCTCTCCGGCCAGCGGGCGCAAATCGCTGAGAAAGTGCTGAAAGAGATCGGCGATCGCCTGAAGTTCCTTGTCAACGTCGGTCTGAACTATCTGACGCTTTCCCGTTCGGCGGAAACGCTCTCCGGCGGCGAAGCCCAGCGTATCCGTCTGGCGAGCCAGATTGGCGCCGGGCTGGTTGGTGTGATGTACGTGCTGGATGAGCCTTCTATCGGCCTGCACCAGCGCGATAACGAACGCCTGCTGGGTACCCTGATCCATCTGCGTAATTTAGGCAACACGGTGATCGTCGTTGAGCATGACGAAGACGCGATTCGCGCCGCCGACCATGTGATCGATATCGGCCCTGGCGCTGGGGTCCACGGCGGCCAGGTGGTGGCCGAAGGGCCACTGGACGCCATTATGGCGGTACCAGAATCCCTCACCGGGCAGTTCATGAGCGGTAAGCGCAAAATCGAAGTGCCGAAACAGCGCGTACCCGCCAATCCGGAAAAAGTGCTGAAACTGACCGGCGCGCGCGGCAACAACCTGAAGGATGTGACGCTGACCCTGCCGGTCGGTCTGTTTACCTGCATTACCGGCGTTTCCGGCTCGGGTAAATCGACGCTGATTAACGACACCCTGTTCCCGATTGCTCAGCGCCAGCTTAACGGCGCGACCATCGCCGAACCGGCGCCGTATCGCGATATCCAGGGGCTGGAGCACTTCGATAAAGTGATCGATATCGACCAGAGCCCGATCGGCCGTACGCCGCGCTCCAACCCGGCGACCTATACCGGGGTGTTTACGCCGGTGCGCGAACTGTTCGCCGGGGTGCCGGAATCACGTTCACGCGGCTATACGCCAGGGCGCTTTAGTTTTAACGTTCGCGGCGGGCGCTGTGAAGCCTGCCAGGGTGATGGCGTCATTAAGGTTGAGATGCACTTCCTGCCGGATATCTATGTGCCGTGCGACCAGTGCAAAGGCAAACGCTATAACCGCGAAACGCTGGAGATTAAGTACAAGGGTAAGACCATCCACGAAGTGCTGGATATGACCATTGAAGAGGCGCGTGAATTCTTTGATGCCGTACCGGCGCTGGCGCGTAAGCTGCAAACCCTGATGGACGTCGGCCTGACCTATATCCGTCTCGGCCAGTCGGCGACGACGCTGTCCGGCGGCGAGGCGCAGCGCGTGAAGCTGGCGCGCGAACTCTCCAAACGCGGTACCGGCCAGACGCTGTATATCCTCGATGAGCCGACCACGGGTCTGCACTTCGCCGATATTCAGCAGTTGCTGGAAGTGCTGCATCAGCTGCGCGATCAGGGCAATACCATCGTGGTGATTGAGCATAACCTCGATGTGATTAAAACTGCCGACTGGATTGTCGATCTGGGTCCGGAAGGCGGTAGCGGCGGCGGCGAAATACTGGTCTCCGGTACACCTGAGACCGTCGCCGAGTGCGAAGCCTCGCACACCGCGCGCTTCCTGAAGCCGATGCTGAAATAA
- a CDS encoding MmcQ/YjbR family DNA-binding protein encodes MTISELLQYCMAKPGAEQSVHSDWKATQIKVSDVLFAMVKEVEDQRPAVALKASPELAELLREQHRDVRPSKHLNKAHWSTVFLDGSLPDSQIYYLVDASYQQAVKMLPESVRQQLSR; translated from the coding sequence ATGACAATTTCGGAGTTATTGCAGTACTGCATGGCGAAACCGGGAGCGGAGCAGAGCGTCCATAGCGACTGGAAAGCCACGCAGATCAAAGTCTCGGACGTGCTGTTTGCCATGGTGAAGGAAGTGGAGGACCAGCGGCCGGCGGTCGCGCTGAAAGCGAGCCCGGAACTGGCGGAGCTGCTGCGAGAGCAGCATCGCGATGTCCGGCCCAGCAAGCATCTCAATAAAGCGCACTGGAGCACCGTCTTTCTGGATGGCTCGCTGCCGGATTCGCAAATCTACTACCTGGTCGATGCATCTTACCAGCAGGCGGTGAAAATGCTGCCGGAGTCGGTCCGGCAGCAGCTATCCCGCTAA
- a CDS encoding secondary thiamine-phosphate synthase enzyme YjbQ, whose amino-acid sequence MWYQQTLTLGPKSRGFHLVTDEVLGQIRGLSGVKVGLLHLLLQHTSASLTLNENCDPTVRYDMEQYFLNAVPDNAPYEHDYEGPDDMPSHIKSSMLGVSLMLPVEDGRVRLGTWQGIWLGEHRIHGGSRHIVATLMGE is encoded by the coding sequence ATGTGGTATCAGCAAACCCTGACGCTTGGGCCAAAATCCCGCGGTTTTCATCTGGTCACCGATGAGGTCCTCGGTCAGATTCGCGGGCTGTCCGGGGTGAAGGTTGGCCTGCTGCACCTCCTGCTCCAGCATACTTCCGCTTCCCTGACGCTCAACGAAAACTGCGATCCCACCGTCCGCTATGACATGGAGCAGTATTTTCTCAACGCCGTGCCGGACAATGCGCCGTACGAACATGATTATGAAGGTCCTGACGATATGCCTTCGCACATCAAATCATCGATGCTTGGCGTGTCGCTGATGCTGCCGGTCGAGGACGGGCGCGTCAGGCTGGGAACCTGGCAGGGCATCTGGCTGGGGGAGCATCGGATACACGGCGGTTCGCGGCACATCGTTGCGACGCTCATGGGGGAATAA
- the aphA gene encoding acid phosphatase AphA, with amino-acid sequence MRKLTLAFAAASLLFTLNSAVVARASTPQPLWVGTNVAQLAEQAPIHWVSVAQIENSLLGRPPMAVGFDIDDTVLFSSPGFWRGQKTFSPGSEDYLKNPQFWEKMNNGWDEFSMPKEVARQLIAMHVKRGDSIWFVTGRSQTKTETVSKTLQDDFLIPAANMNPVIFAGDKPGQNTKTQWLQAKQIKVFYGDSDNDITAAREAGARGIRVLRAANSSYKPLPMAGALGEEVIVNSEY; translated from the coding sequence ATGCGCAAACTTACTCTCGCCTTTGCGGCGGCTTCTCTTTTGTTCACGCTGAACAGCGCCGTTGTGGCGCGCGCCTCCACGCCACAGCCGCTGTGGGTGGGCACCAATGTGGCCCAGCTGGCCGAGCAGGCGCCGATCCACTGGGTTTCGGTGGCGCAAATCGAGAACAGCCTGCTGGGGCGGCCGCCGATGGCCGTCGGTTTTGATATCGATGACACCGTCCTCTTCTCCAGTCCGGGCTTCTGGCGCGGGCAAAAAACTTTCTCCCCCGGCAGTGAGGATTACCTGAAAAACCCGCAGTTCTGGGAAAAAATGAACAACGGCTGGGATGAATTCAGCATGCCGAAAGAGGTGGCGCGCCAGCTGATTGCGATGCATGTGAAGCGTGGGGACAGCATTTGGTTCGTCACCGGCCGCAGCCAGACCAAAACAGAAACCGTTTCTAAAACCCTGCAGGATGATTTTCTCATTCCGGCCGCCAATATGAATCCGGTGATTTTCGCCGGTGATAAGCCTGGCCAGAACACCAAGACCCAGTGGCTGCAGGCGAAGCAGATAAAGGTTTTCTACGGCGATTCGGATAACGACATCACCGCTGCCCGTGAGGCCGGCGCCCGTGGGATCCGCGTGCTGCGGGCCGCCAACTCCTCCTATAAGCCGCTGCCGATGGCCGGGGCGCTGGGCGAAGAAGTGATCGTCAATTCCGAATACTGA
- the tyrB gene encoding aromatic amino acid transaminase, which translates to MFQKVDAYAGDPILSLMERFKEDPRSDKVNLSIGLYYNDDGIIPQLQAVAEAEARLNAGPHGASLYLPMEGLSGYRQAIAPLLFGAEHTALKQNRIASIQTVGGSGALKVGADFLKRYFPESHVWVSDPTWENHIAIFEGAGFEVSTYPWFDKATNGVRFEDLLATLQTLPARDIVLLHPCCHNPTGADLTPAQWDRVVEVLQARQLIPFLDIAYQGFGGGLEEDAYAIRAIASAGMPMLVSNSFSKIFSLYGERVGGLSVVCEDSETAGRVLGQLKATVRRNYSSPPSFGAQVVATVLNDAALKATWQAEVDAMRAHILTMRQALVDALQQVAPGSKVDYLLKQRGMFSYTGFSAAQVDRLRDEFGVYLIASGRMCVAGLNSRNVQQVAKAFAAVM; encoded by the coding sequence GTGTTTCAAAAAGTTGACGCCTACGCCGGCGACCCTATTCTTTCTCTGATGGAACGCTTCAAAGAAGATCCGCGAAGCGACAAAGTCAACCTGAGTATCGGGCTGTACTACAACGATGACGGCATTATCCCGCAGCTGCAGGCGGTGGCGGAAGCGGAAGCACGCCTGAACGCCGGGCCGCATGGCGCCTCGCTGTATCTGCCGATGGAAGGGTTGAGCGGCTACCGTCAGGCGATTGCGCCGCTGCTGTTTGGCGCAGAGCATACCGCGCTTAAGCAAAACCGCATTGCCTCCATTCAGACGGTCGGCGGTTCGGGCGCGCTGAAGGTCGGGGCCGACTTCCTCAAACGCTACTTTCCGGAGTCTCATGTCTGGGTCAGCGATCCGACCTGGGAAAACCACATCGCCATTTTTGAAGGGGCTGGCTTCGAAGTAAGTACTTACCCCTGGTTTGACAAAGCCACCAACGGCGTGCGCTTTGAGGACCTGCTGGCGACGCTGCAAACGCTGCCGGCGCGCGATATTGTGCTGCTGCACCCTTGCTGCCACAACCCGACCGGCGCCGACCTGACGCCAGCCCAGTGGGACCGCGTGGTTGAGGTATTACAAGCGCGTCAGCTGATCCCCTTCCTCGACATCGCCTACCAGGGCTTTGGCGGGGGGCTGGAAGAGGATGCTTACGCCATTCGCGCCATCGCCAGCGCCGGGATGCCGATGCTGGTCAGCAACTCGTTCTCCAAGATTTTCTCCCTGTACGGGGAGCGTGTCGGCGGCCTGTCAGTGGTCTGTGAAGACAGCGAAACTGCAGGCCGCGTGCTGGGTCAGCTGAAGGCCACCGTGCGCCGCAACTACTCCAGCCCGCCAAGCTTTGGCGCGCAGGTGGTGGCGACGGTGCTGAACGATGCAGCTCTGAAAGCCACCTGGCAGGCGGAAGTGGACGCCATGCGCGCGCACATCCTGACCATGCGCCAGGCGCTGGTCGACGCGCTGCAGCAGGTTGCTCCGGGCAGCAAGGTGGATTACCTGCTTAAGCAGCGCGGGATGTTCAGCTACACCGGCTTCAGCGCAGCGCAGGTCGATCGTCTGCGCGACGAGTTTGGCGTCTACCTGATTGCCAGCGGTCGTATGTGCGTGGCAGGGTTAAACTCACGTAATGTTCAGCAGGTGGCGAAAGCCTTTGCTGCGGTGATGTAA
- the alr gene encoding alanine racemase, with amino-acid sequence MQAATVVINRRALRHNLQRLRDLAPASKLVAVVKANAYGHGLLETARTLTDADAFGVARLEEALRLRAGGIAQPILLLEGFFAAEDLAVIAAQRLHTAVHSPEQLAALEQADLPEPVTVWMKLDTGMHRLGVRPEEAEAFYQRLSQCKNVRQPVNVVSHFARADEPTCGATERQLDIFTTFTEGKPGLRSIAASGGILLWPQSHYDWVRPGIILYGVSPLDDRSTGKDFGCQPVMTLTSSLIAVREHKAGEPVGYGGTWISERDTRLGVVAMGYGDGYPRAAPSGTPVLVNGREVPIVGRVAMDMICVDLGPQAQDKAGDAVVLWGEGLPVERIAEITKVSAYELITRLTSRVAMKYLD; translated from the coding sequence ATGCAAGCGGCAACTGTAGTTATCAACCGCCGCGCTCTGCGACACAACCTGCAACGTCTGCGTGACCTGGCGCCTGCCAGCAAACTGGTTGCGGTGGTGAAAGCGAACGCCTACGGACACGGCCTCCTTGAGACCGCGCGAACGCTGACCGACGCCGACGCCTTTGGCGTCGCCCGCCTGGAAGAGGCGCTGCGCCTGCGAGCAGGAGGCATCGCCCAGCCGATCCTCCTGCTGGAAGGCTTTTTTGCTGCGGAAGACCTGGCGGTGATCGCCGCCCAGCGCCTGCATACGGCGGTGCATAGCCCCGAACAGCTGGCGGCGCTGGAGCAAGCCGATCTCCCCGAGCCGGTAACCGTGTGGATGAAGCTGGATACCGGCATGCATCGCTTAGGGGTGCGCCCGGAGGAAGCCGAGGCGTTTTATCAGCGTCTGAGCCAGTGTAAAAACGTCCGCCAGCCGGTGAACGTGGTGAGCCATTTCGCCCGCGCCGATGAGCCGACCTGCGGCGCCACCGAACGCCAGCTGGATATCTTCACCACCTTTACCGAAGGCAAACCGGGGCTGCGCTCTATCGCCGCCTCGGGCGGCATTCTGCTGTGGCCGCAATCGCATTACGACTGGGTGCGCCCCGGGATTATCCTGTATGGCGTGTCGCCGCTGGACGATCGCTCCACCGGGAAAGATTTTGGCTGCCAGCCGGTGATGACCCTGACGTCCAGCCTGATTGCGGTGCGCGAGCATAAAGCAGGGGAGCCCGTCGGCTACGGCGGCACCTGGATCAGCGAACGCGATACCCGTCTCGGCGTGGTGGCGATGGGCTATGGCGACGGTTATCCGCGCGCCGCGCCGTCGGGCACGCCGGTGCTGGTCAATGGCCGGGAAGTGCCGATTGTCGGCCGGGTAGCGATGGATATGATCTGCGTTGACCTCGGACCGCAGGCCCAGGATAAAGCCGGCGACGCGGTAGTGCTGTGGGGAGAGGGACTCCCGGTAGAGCGCATCGCCGAGATAACGAAAGTGAGTGCTTACGAACTTATTACGCGACTGACCTCCCGCGTCGCCATGAAATACCTCGACTAA
- the dnaB gene encoding replicative DNA helicase: MAGNKPFNKPQTETRERDPQLAGLKVPPHSIEAEQSVLGGLMLDNERWDDVAERVVSEDFYTRPHRHIFTEMARLQESGSPIDLITLAESLERQGQLDSVGGFAYLAELSKNTPSAANISAYADIVRERAVVREMISVANEIAEAGFDPQGRTSEDLLDLAESRVFKIAESRANKDEGPKNIADVLDATVARIEQLFQQPHDGVTGVNTGYDDLNKKTAGLQPSDLIIVAARPSMGKTTFAMNLVENAAMLQDKPVLIFSLEMPSEQIMMRSLASLSRVDQTRIRTGQLDDEDWARISGTMGILLEKRNIYIDDSSGLTPTEVRSRARRIAREHGGIGLIMIDYLQLMRVPSLSDNRTLEIAEISRSLKALAKELQVPVVALSQLNRSLEQRADKRPVNSDLRESGSIEQDADLIMFIYRDEVYHENSDLKGIAEIIIGKQRNGPIGTVRLTFNGQWSRFDNYAGPQYDDE; encoded by the coding sequence ATGGCAGGAAATAAACCCTTCAACAAACCACAGACAGAAACCCGCGAACGCGATCCGCAGCTCGCCGGGCTGAAAGTCCCGCCGCACTCGATTGAAGCGGAGCAGTCGGTGTTGGGCGGTTTAATGCTGGATAACGAGCGCTGGGACGACGTCGCCGAACGCGTGGTGTCGGAAGATTTCTATACTCGTCCGCATCGTCATATCTTTACCGAGATGGCGCGTCTGCAGGAGTCAGGTAGCCCGATTGACCTGATCACCCTTGCGGAGTCGCTGGAGCGTCAGGGGCAGCTGGACAGCGTCGGCGGCTTCGCCTACCTGGCCGAACTGTCCAAAAACACGCCCAGCGCGGCGAACATCAGCGCCTATGCTGACATCGTGCGCGAACGCGCGGTGGTGCGCGAGATGATTTCGGTGGCCAACGAGATCGCCGAAGCCGGCTTCGACCCGCAGGGGCGAACCAGCGAAGATCTGCTCGATCTCGCCGAATCCCGGGTTTTCAAAATCGCCGAAAGCCGGGCCAATAAAGACGAAGGGCCGAAAAACATCGCCGATGTGCTTGATGCCACCGTCGCCCGTATCGAACAGCTGTTCCAGCAGCCGCATGACGGTGTCACCGGGGTGAATACCGGCTACGACGACCTCAACAAAAAGACCGCTGGCCTGCAGCCGTCGGATCTGATTATCGTCGCCGCCCGTCCGTCGATGGGTAAAACGACCTTCGCGATGAACCTCGTGGAAAACGCGGCAATGCTGCAGGATAAGCCGGTACTCATCTTCAGTCTTGAGATGCCCTCGGAACAGATCATGATGCGTTCTCTGGCCTCGCTGTCGCGCGTCGATCAGACCCGCATTCGTACCGGTCAACTGGACGATGAAGACTGGGCGCGGATCTCCGGCACCATGGGCATCCTGCTGGAAAAACGCAATATCTATATCGATGACTCCTCCGGCTTGACGCCGACGGAAGTGCGCTCCCGCGCGCGGCGTATCGCCCGTGAGCACGGCGGCATCGGACTTATCATGATCGACTACCTGCAGCTGATGCGCGTGCCGTCGCTCTCCGACAACCGTACCCTTGAGATCGCCGAAATCTCCCGCTCGCTGAAGGCGCTGGCGAAAGAGCTGCAGGTGCCGGTGGTGGCGCTGTCGCAGCTGAACCGCTCGCTGGAACAGCGCGCCGATAAACGCCCGGTCAACTCCGACCTGCGTGAGTCCGGATCCATTGAACAGGATGCCGACTTGATCATGTTCATTTACCGTGATGAGGTTTATCACGAGAACAGCGATCTTAAAGGCATCGCGGAAATTATCATTGGTAAACAACGTAACGGCCCGATCGGCACCGTGCGACTGACCTTTAACGGCCAGTGGTCGCGTTTCGATAATTATGCCGGCCCTCAGTATGACGATGAGTAA
- a CDS encoding quinone oxidoreductase, translating into MATRIEFSKHGGPEVLQAVEFTPRDPAEHEIQVENKAIGINYIDTYVRSGLYPPPSLPSGLGTEAAGVVSKVGHGVTHIKVGDRVVYAQSALGAYSTVHNVLADKAAVLPDAISFEQAAASFLKGLTVWYLLRKTYEIKPNEVFLFHAAAGGVGLIACQWAKALGAKLIGTVGSAQKAQRAKEAGAWQVINYREEQIVERLKALTDGKKVAVVYDSVGKDTWEASLDCLQRRGLMVSFGNSSGPVTGVNLGILNQKGSLYVTRPSLQGYITNREELAEACSELFSLIASGVIKVDVPESQTYPLTEARRAHEVLESRVTQGSSLLLP; encoded by the coding sequence ATGGCAACACGCATCGAATTTTCAAAACACGGCGGGCCGGAGGTGCTTCAGGCGGTTGAGTTCACGCCCCGCGATCCTGCGGAACATGAAATTCAGGTCGAAAACAAAGCCATCGGTATCAACTATATCGACACCTATGTTCGTAGCGGCCTCTATCCGCCACCATCGCTGCCGAGCGGTCTGGGCACCGAGGCAGCCGGCGTCGTCAGTAAAGTTGGCCATGGGGTAACGCACATTAAGGTAGGCGATCGGGTGGTGTACGCGCAGTCGGCGCTCGGCGCCTACAGCACGGTACACAATGTGCTGGCCGACAAAGCCGCGGTCCTGCCGGACGCCATCTCTTTCGAACAGGCCGCGGCATCGTTCCTGAAAGGATTGACGGTGTGGTATCTGCTGCGCAAAACCTATGAAATTAAGCCTAATGAAGTATTCCTGTTTCACGCGGCCGCCGGCGGCGTGGGGCTGATTGCCTGTCAGTGGGCGAAAGCGCTGGGCGCGAAACTTATCGGCACCGTCGGCAGCGCGCAGAAAGCGCAGCGTGCCAAAGAGGCTGGCGCCTGGCAGGTAATTAACTATCGCGAAGAGCAAATCGTGGAGCGACTCAAGGCGCTTACCGACGGTAAGAAAGTGGCCGTGGTCTACGACTCGGTGGGGAAAGATACCTGGGAAGCCTCTCTGGACTGCCTGCAGCGACGCGGCCTGATGGTCAGCTTTGGCAACTCCTCCGGCCCGGTGACCGGCGTCAATCTGGGGATCCTGAATCAGAAAGGTTCTCTGTACGTCACCCGCCCATCGCTGCAGGGCTATATCACCAACCGGGAAGAGCTGGCGGAAGCCTGCAGTGAACTGTTTTCACTGATCGCCAGTGGGGTAATCAAAGTGGACGTGCCCGAGAGTCAGACCTATCCGCTGACCGAGGCCCGTCGGGCGCATGAAGTTCTGGAAAGCCGGGTAACTCAGGGGTCTAGTCTGCTGCTGCCGTAA
- the pspG gene encoding envelope stress response protein PspG, with amino-acid sequence MLELLFVIGFFVMLLVTGVSLLGIIAAIVAATALMFVGGLFALMIKLLPWLLLAVVVVWIIRALKSPNGNAYRDNNRWRY; translated from the coding sequence ATGCTGGAACTGCTATTTGTCATTGGATTTTTTGTCATGCTGTTGGTGACCGGCGTATCGCTGCTGGGGATTATCGCGGCTATCGTGGCCGCTACCGCGCTGATGTTCGTCGGCGGGTTGTTTGCCTTGATGATCAAATTACTGCCGTGGCTGCTGCTGGCCGTGGTGGTGGTGTGGATTATTCGGGCGCTGAAATCCCCGAACGGAAACGCTTATCGCGACAATAACCGTTGGCGTTACTAA
- the dusA gene encoding tRNA dihydrouridine(20/20a) synthase DusA, which yields MMPESTSPVFPAHRFSIAPMLDWTDRHCRYFLRLLSRHTLLYTEMVTTGAIIHGKGDYLAYSEEEHPVALQLGGSDPQALAQCAKLAEARGYDEINLNVGCPSDRVQNGMFGACLMGNAPLVADCIKAMRDVVSIPVTVKTRIGIDDQDSYEFLCDFIETVSGKGECEMFIIHARKAWLSGLSPKENREIPPLDYPRVWQLKRDFPHLTMAINGGIKSLDEARLQLEHMDGVMVGREAYQNPGILASVDREIFGIAGADADPVAVVRAMYPYIERELSNGTYLGHITRHMLGLFQGIPGARQWRRYLSENAHKAGADIAVLEHALKLVADKR from the coding sequence ATGATGCCTGAATCAACGTCACCTGTTTTCCCTGCTCACCGCTTCTCCATCGCGCCGATGCTCGACTGGACTGACCGACACTGCCGCTACTTCCTGCGGCTGCTGTCGCGGCATACGCTGCTGTATACCGAAATGGTGACCACGGGGGCGATTATTCACGGCAAAGGTGACTATCTGGCCTATAGCGAAGAAGAGCACCCGGTTGCTCTGCAGCTCGGCGGCAGCGATCCGCAGGCCCTGGCGCAGTGCGCGAAGCTGGCTGAAGCGCGTGGCTACGATGAGATCAATCTCAACGTCGGCTGCCCCTCCGACCGCGTGCAGAATGGGATGTTTGGCGCCTGTCTGATGGGCAATGCGCCACTGGTGGCCGACTGCATCAAGGCGATGCGCGATGTGGTGTCGATTCCGGTCACGGTGAAAACCCGTATCGGGATTGACGATCAGGATAGCTATGAGTTTCTGTGCGATTTCATTGAGACGGTCTCCGGCAAGGGCGAGTGTGAGATGTTTATTATTCACGCCCGCAAAGCCTGGCTCTCCGGCCTGAGCCCAAAAGAGAACCGCGAGATCCCGCCGCTGGATTACCCCCGCGTCTGGCAGCTGAAGCGCGACTTTCCCCACCTGACGATGGCGATTAACGGCGGGATCAAATCGCTGGACGAAGCCAGACTGCAGCTTGAGCATATGGATGGGGTGATGGTCGGGCGTGAGGCCTATCAGAACCCGGGTATTCTGGCCTCGGTCGACCGCGAAATTTTCGGCATCGCCGGCGCGGATGCCGATCCGGTGGCGGTGGTGCGAGCCATGTACCCGTATATTGAGCGCGAGCTCAGCAATGGCACCTATCTGGGCCATATTACCCGCCATATGCTGGGGCTGTTTCAGGGCATCCCCGGCGCTCGCCAGTGGCGTCGCTACCTGAGCGAGAACGCGCATAAAGCCGGCGCCGATATTGCGGTGCTGGAGCATGCGCTGAAGCTGGTGGCCGATAAACGTTAA